TGGTGAACGGTTCCTATATAATCTGCGGCTTTCTGTGCAGCGATGAGGTCTGGAGAACCTTCGAGTCCAACTGCAAATGAGTGGAGCTGTGGCCACCAGGCTGCTTCCTTACTGTCTGTTTCAATTCGTTTTTTACTGTATTTCTGAGTTACAGCTGCGATGATTGATGAGTCGAGACCGCCAGAAAGAAGAACGCCGTATGGAACGTCGGACATCAGCTGTGCCTTTACAGCAGATTCGAGTCCGTTGCGAACTTTTTCGATTACACTTGGGTTTATAACTTCACCCTTGTCGTCTGTTGCTTTAGGTGCGTTCTTTACTGCATCGAAGGACTCCCAGTCACGGTGATACCAGCGGGTTGGTTTCTCGTCTTTTGAGTAGAAGTAATGTCCGTTCGGAAACTCTTCGATTGTCTGACAGTCGCCTTCGAGAGCCTTGAGCTCGCTGGCTACATAATAACGGCCGGCCTTGTCCCAGCCCTGATACAATGGAATTACTCCGATTTCATCGCGCGAAATGAGGTAAACATCGTTCTCTGAATCATAAAGCGCGAAGGCGAAAATACCAGAAAGCTCTTCAATCATTTTTGTGAAGTCGCCGCTCTCACGGTATTTTTTATACAGCGGAATAATAACCTCACAGTCACTTCCTGTACGGAATTTATAGCTGCCTTCAAACTTGGCACGGATTTCCTTGTGATTATAGATTTCGCCATTTGCAGCCAGAATAATCTTTTCATCATCACTTACAAGAGGCTGCTTTCCGCTGAGAGGGTCTACGATTGAAAGACGCTCGTGACTCAGGATAGCATTATTACCAGTGTACACGCCGCTCCAGTCCGGCCCACGATGACGAATCTTCTTAGACATCTCCAGAACCTGCGCGCGAAGTTCTTCTTTCAAGCCCTCCGCAATCGGTGCACTACCGCTGTTTAAATCAAATGCTCCTACAAAGCCACACATATATAACCTCCGAGGCAAAAAAAGAGGCCGTAGACAACACCTCGTGCAATTTGCACAAAGTCTTATCTACGACCTCTTTGCCGTTTCTATTTTTATACTACTTTGGTTATTTTGTGTCAATCAGACCACTTTTTCTGAAAACATACGTTGAAGAAATTACTACACTCTAAAAACACAAATGCCGGCTTTCACCGGCATTTGTGTTTTTATGTACCCTAGAATTAACAAATACTACAAAGCGGAGCGAACCACGCGGAAGCCAAAACTATAGCCACTGCGGTCCGGAGTGTTGTAGAGTCGATTGCAAACAGAGGAGGAGTAGGCAAGGTTGTTCCATGAACCGCCACGTTTAACACGGTCAGAGCCAGAAACAGCCCCAGTAGGATTAGCAACATCCCCAGTTGTCAAAGAATCTTCATACCAGTCATAACACCATTCCATGACATTTCCACTCATATCATAAATACCAAGTGAATTGCAGTCTTTTTTTCCTACTTCGTGTGTTCCGTATCCTTCATTTCCACTTGAAGGTTCTACATCTCCTGTTGTTCCATTTAAAATGTTGAAATAGTACCAGCCTACACTATCAAGCCCTGTATTTTTGAAAGAAAAATATGTTGTACCATCTGCTGTCGGAGTACCGCTAAACAGATAGTCCCATGAATCTTTTGTCTGGTCTCCACCTCGTGCTGCAAATTCCCATTCTGCTTCTGTTGGAAGGCGGTAACCATTTGCACCTGTTACTAATTCAACTGTAGCTCCAGTAATATGTCCTGAACTTACAGAAGTAACTGTAATTGAATATGCTTTTGTTAGATTTAACTTTTCACTTAATACATTACAGAAATAAACTGCATCATACCAGGAAATGTTTTCTGCTGCACGTAATTTTTGAATTTCTCCAGTTCCAAGTGGATAGTTCCCAGCTTCCTTACATTCAAAAGGTTCTGAAGTAAGTTTATATTCAGTTCCATTAACAGTTACATTCTGGTTTGCCATTACAGCTGTATATAGTTCCTGTGTAACTTCATACTTACTCATAATGTATGGATTTAATGTCACATTGCGTCCCTCTATAAAAACACCCGAATAATTATTTTTATTCTGTTTTCCTGTAATAGTTACAGGAGTTTTTGTAACGTATACTTCTCCAGTTTTATCGAAAGTTACATTACCAATCTTAATTGCTTCCTGTGCTACTTGCCCAGCATTGCTATCAGAACCAGAACCACTTCCCAATGCGGAGCGAACCACACGGAAGCCATGATTGTCGAACCAGTAAATCGGGTTGCTGCCGTTCCGGCACGCAACAGAGCAGTCCTCGGCAATATTGCTGCAGCCACCACCACGTATTACGCGGCTGGAACCAGACGCCACGCCAGTTGCAGGTGTTGAAGATATTATGCTTGGAGTATTTTCATTATCATGCCAATCCCAGCACCATTCCGATACATTTCCAGACATATCATAAAGGCCTAGAGCATTTGATAATTTCTTTCTCACCTCATGTGTTTTACTTCCACTATTTGATGTATACCAAGCATATTCACCAAGTTCTGATATGTCGTTTGTTCCTGCGAAATCTGTTGGATCATCTGCTGTTACACCATTTTTTCCCCCAAGTGCAGCATATTCCCATTCTGCTTCTGTTGGTAAACGATATCCATTTGTCTTGAAATTACAGTTTACTGCGTCCCATGTTGAATCACTGCTTGCATGAACTTCTCCCCAGTCTGCTGGATTCGTACTGCCATTAATTGAATAGCAAGGTGTAAGTTTTTCTGCAATACTTCGTTTATTACAATATACAATTGCATCATACCAGCTTACACTTTCTACAGGCCGGTTCTCCTGAACTTCACCACCTGCTGCATTATTGTTAAAACGACTAGGATTAGTTCCCATTATACTTACATATTCTGCCTGAGTTACCTCATGGTCGCACATGTAAAAACTATCTATAGTTACTGTACGGCCTTTGCGGAATACACCTTTAAGATAATCATCATTATACAAGTTTCTTGAATAAGCAAACTTTGTTCCACCTGTAACTGTAGAACCTTCTACCTTTACAAAATCTGCAGATACAAGAGGTGTTTCTGAACCACTTTCCCATTCAATCTCAACATCAATACCAACGTCTTTTACATTTGGATTCAGTTTTACATTTACTTTTACATCACCATCTGCAAGGCTGATTGAAACAGGTGATAAACCTTCAGCAATAACTGTAGTGTCTTTATAAGCTGTAACACTAATTGTATATAAGCCTTCATCTGCTACTGTAAGTCTGATTTTATCTCCAGGGTTACCTGTTTCACTCTTAAGCACTGTTCCAGATTTTATAAGCTGTACTTTGTAAGAGTTTGCATCAGATTGTTCATAATATGCCACTCTTGCTATGCTTGCTTCTGGAAGCTGAAGAACAAAAGCCATTTCATTTTGTTTCTGAGATTCATTTTCGGGTTCTGTTTGAGCAGAGTTTTTACAACCTATAAAAGCTGCAGCCATCACCATAATTGCCGCTACGGCAATCAATTTTGTTTTTTTCATAAACATTTTTCTCCTATGTTTTTTGAAATTTCTTTTAAATATTTTACCAATTCAACTCATTTATGTCTTTTTATCTGTTTTAAATATAACAACTTATTATATTTATTTTAAACAAACATTCCTAACTGGTCTGGAATCGAAGATAAAAAAAACGCCCGGCTTTCGCCGGGCAAATATTATGAGTAAATAGAAAACAACCTAACGTTAGTTAGCCTAATCCTGCAAAGCCTCGTATCCTTCTTCGCCAGTTCTAACCTTAACAACGTTCTGAACATCGTATACGAAGATCTTTCCGTCGCCGATGTGGCCTGTGTAAAGAACTTCCTTAGCAGCTGTTACTACGAGGTCTACTGGAACTTCGCTTACTACGATATCAACCTTAATCTTTGGAAGAAGTGTCATATCCATTTCAACACCACGGTACTTCTGAACGTTTCCGTGCTGCTGTCCGCAACCAAGTACGTTTGTAACTGTCATACCTGTTACGTTGATGTCGTTCATTGCTGCCTTGAGTTCGTCGAACTTGCTCTGGCGAGTAATGATTGTAACCATGTGGAACTTTGCATCCGGACGGCTTGTAGCCTTTGCAACTGGAACTGCCTTTTCAACAGGAACGCTTGATTCTCCACCTGCAGCACCTTCTGTCATAACCTGAGGGGCCATGATAAATCCAGCGTAGCTTGAATCAATACCGTGCTCAAGCTTATCAAGACCGATGATTTCTTCTTCGCGGCTTGCACGGAGTCCATGGAGCTTCTTAATAAGGCTGAATGTGATAAGCATACAAACTGTTGTCCATGCAACAATTGTAACTTCACCAAGACACTGAACACCAAGATGCTTGAAACCGCCACCGTAGAATACACCGTTTTCAACGTTGAACAAACCATCAGACAAAGTACCCCAGATACCGTTTGCAAGGTGAACTGCTACGGCACCAACCGGGTCATCAATGTGAAGCTTAAGATCGAGAAGTTCTACTACAACTACTACGATGATACCTGAAACAATACCGATGATAGATGCACCGAGAGCGTCTACTGTAGCACAAGTTGGAGTGATTGCAACAAGACCAGCAAGAGAAGCGTTGAGTGTCATAGAAACATCAGGCTTACCGTTCTTAACCCAGGTGAAAATCATTGTTGTAACGCAGGCAACTGCAGGAGCAATTGTTGTAGTTGTGAATACAGCAGCAAGACCACCAACACCAAGAAGCTGGGTACAAGCAGCACCGTTGAATCCGTACCATCCGAACCAGAGGATGAAAGTTCCGAGTGCACCAAGTGTAAGTGAGTGACCAGGAATAGCATGAACCTTTGTTACCTTTCCGTCCTTATCGTAATCGTACTTTCCGATACGTGGACCGAGGAAGATTGCACCAATCAAAGCAGCTGTACCACCAACAGAGTGGATTGCAGCACCACCAGCGAAGTCTACGAAACCAAGCTGTACGAGCCAGCCCTGTGAGTTCCAAACCCAACCGGCTTCAATTGGATAAACAACTGCAGAAATTACTGCAGAGTAAATACAGTATGCGCTGAACTTTGTACGTTCTGCCATTGAACCAGAAACGATTGTTGCAGCTGTTGCACAGAATACTAAGTTGAAAACGAATGCTGACCAGTCGCCTTCAGCAAAGTTTGTAAACAACTGCATATTTGGTTTACCGATTACACCAAAGAAATAATTTTCACTCATCATCAAACCGAATCCGAGTAACATAAACATAGGAGTTCCGATACAGAAATCCATCAGGTTTTTCATGATGATGTTACCTGCATTCTTCGCTCTTGTAAAACCAGTTTCAACCATTGCAAATCCACACTGCATAAAGAATACAAGTGCGGCGCCGATTAAAAACCACACACTCCAAACTTCACTCATATGTTACCTCCTGAGTAAGGCCGCCCGGTAGGCGGCCGGTGATAAATAGCAAACCGTTAAAAAAAATTGCGAAAGCAATTTTTTAGGTTTACCACCTAAAAAATTCATAAAAATAATAACGGCGATGATATCAAAATGTTGTGCACAAACATTCGACATCATCGCCGTATAATCACAAATTAAATAAACTCTCTTCGTTACAATATAGATCCTGTATCAAGTTCAGGATGACAGACTATCTTACGCTGAACAAGAGATCACCATAACTTGGGAATGGCCAGAGCTCTTTTGGTGTAATTGTTTCAAGTTCATCAGCACAGAGACGCAATTCGTTCATTGCTGCAAATACATGCTCGCGGTAGAAGAATGCTGTCTTGCTTGAATCGCCTGCATCTGCAGTTTTCTTTGCTTCAAGAACTTCGCTTTCAAGCTTGTCTGTTTTGCTGTAGATGCTGCTTGTAAGTGCAGAAACCTTTTTGAGCATAGAGCTTTCGTAAGTTGTATCGCACTCGCTGCATGCAGCTTTTTTCAGATTGATTGTTTCTGCCAGTTTGTTTGCATATTTGCTTGCAGCTGGAAGAATGAACTTGTTTGCCATCTCGAGCATAGTCTCAGCTTCGATGTTGATGATCTTAGAGTAGTTCTCGTTATGAATCTCAAAGCGGCTTGTAAGTTCAACCTTGCTGTATACACCAAACTTTTCGAATACCTTAACGTTCTTTTCGTCGAGGATGTGTGGAAGAGCTTCTGGTGTAGATTTAAGGTTGTAAAGTCCGCGCTTTTCAGCTTCCTTAACCCAGGAATCATCATAACCGTTTCCGTTGAAAATGATTCTCTTGTGATCTTTGATTGTCTTCAAGATGAGGTCATGGAGATCGCCCTTGAAGTCTTTTGATTTTTCAAGAATATCAGCAAACTGTGAAAGTTCTTCTGCAACAACAGTATTTAAGAATACGTTTGCACATGCGATTGATTCGTTAGAACCAAGCATACGGAACTCAAACTTATTACCAGTGAAAGCAAATGGTGAAGTACGGTTACGATCTGTTGTATCCTTGTTGAAGTCAGGAAGAACAGTAACACCAATCTGCATTTTTTCTTTTTCGTGTTTTCCGTAAGGAACGCCCTTTTCGATGCTGTCGAGAATTGCGCTGAGTTCATCTCCAAGGAAGATAGAGATGATTGCTGGAGGCGCCTCGTTAGCTCCAAGACGGTGATCGTTACCAGCCGATGCTACAGAGATTCGGAGAAGATCCTGATACTCGTCAACAGCCTTAATGATTGCACAGAGGAAGAGGAGGAACTGCGCATTCTGATCAGGTGTTGCACCAGGATCAAGAAGGTTCTTTCCAGTATTTGTAGAAATAGACCAGTTATTATGTTTACCACTTCCGTTTACGCCGGCAAATGGTTTTTCGTGCAAAAGACAAACCATTCCATGTTTTGCAGCAATCTTTCTCATCATTTCCATTGTAAGCTGGTTGTGATCGCAGGCAAGGTTTGTTGTAGAGAAAATCGGAGCCAACTCATGCTGAGCTGGAGCAACTTCGTTATGTTCTGTTTTAGCAAGAATACCAAGCTTCCACAGTTCTTTGTTCAAGTCTTTCATGAATGCCTGAACACGAGGTTTAATCATACCAAAGTAATGATCTTCAAGTTCCTGTCCTTTAGGAGCTTTAGCACCAAAAAGTGTACGGCCTGTATAAATCAAGTCTTCGCGTTTGTCGTAAACTGACTTGTCTACAAGGAAGTATTCCTGTTCTGGACCTACAGTTGTTTTTACGCTTGTAACTGCTTCATTTCCTTCAAAAAGTTTAAGTACGCGAACAGCCTGTTTTGAAATTGCCTGCATTGAGCGAAGCAATGGAGTTTTCTTATCAAGAGCTTCACCTGTATATGAACAGAAAGCTGTTGGAATACAAAGAGTGCCGTCTTTGATGAAGGCATAACTTGTTGGGTCCCATGCTGTATAACCGCGGGCTTCGAATGTAGCGCGGATTCCTCCACTTGGGAAAGAAGAAGCATCTGGTTCACCCTGAACGAGTTCCTTACCGCTGAACTCCATGATTACTTTTCCATCACTTGTAGGAGTAATAAAGCTGTCGTGTTTTTCGGCAGTGATTCCTGTAAGTGGCTGGAACCAGTGTGTAAAATGAGTAGCGCCTTTTTCGATAGCCCAGTCTTTCATTGCATTAGCAACAACAGTAGCAACCGATGCGTCGAGTTTTTCGCCGCCCTCAATAGTTTTCATAAGCTGTTTGTAAGTTTCCTTAGGCAAACGAGCTTTCATAACAGTTTCATTAAAAACGTTCTCGCCAAAAATTGGTGTTACTTCATCCATTTTTTATGCTCCTTATTAAAAAAGTAAAGGCGCAATAGTTTATTCCCGGAGCGTCCTCCAGGAACAGTCTATTGCGCCTTTGCTATAATATCCAAAATGTGCCGGCGCCACACCGTTGATGTCTTACGGTGCGCATTCCGGCGTTAGTTAAAACAAAAAGGTCGCAGAAATACCATTTCTGCGACCTCATTGCCGTTTGATAGTTTTGTTATACAGTTTCAAAAAAAAATTGTCAATAACATATAATAAAAAAAATATTATTTCTGAAATAAATCTTGAGATTTTCATATTTTCCTTTACAATTGAAATATGAAAAAAAATGACAAACCGCTCCCACCGTGGGCACCCCTTATCCCAGAAGGTGCATTTATTTCTTATGTACCTACTTACAGAGTTGGCGAATATTTCGACCGCTTTCATAAAGATTCCTTTAAGCCGGCTGATTTTGATGCGCTCACATTTTACTTTTATGACCCGACTGAGCACGGCTATCCTAAAGATAAAACTTACCCGCTGATTACTTTCTTACACGGTGCTTCAAATGCACTCGAAGGAGAAGTCTGCATAAATTATACAGGAGCAGAATTTTATTCGAAAGACGAGTACCAGAAAACTCTCGGAGGCGCATATCTTCTTATTCCACTGACGAATGAATATCGGAATGAAGAGGGAAAACTACGCGGCAGCTGGCGAGAAACTCCGACAAAAGCTGTTTACGAACTGATTACTGAATTCATAAAAAACAAGATGGGCGGACACTGTGGAAAAAAAGTACTCATAGGTAACTCGGCAGGTGCCTGGATGTCGTTTGAAATGGTAAATGAATACACATCATTTTTTGACGTGCTCATTCCTGTTGGCGCCGGCGAGATTCCAGACGACAAAACCCTGGACCGCTACGATGAAGAAAACGTAAGCCTCTTTTTTGCTATTGGTAAACATGACGAAATAAATGATTATGAGACACTGGTGCGCCCTCGCCTTGAGCGCCTTAAAGCAATGAAGAACTGTTTTATTTTTACTCCGGAATGGGTCTATAACGGTGATAAGGGAATTGCTTCCATTTACTTTGGTTTTGAAATGGGACAACACTGCCTTGTAAACCCGATGCACTGCAATCTGATGTTTGATGACGGAACGCCTATGGACCCACGACTCCCAAATGGTGTTACCGGCTGGATTGCGAGTTTGCTCTAATTTAATATTTTCGATTTTTAATTTTTCTCACTTTTTTCTCAATTCCCTATTGACATAGTAGGTAAAGCATTGTATAAAGGAGTTACCTACTAAAACAGTAGGGTTAATTCTTAAGTCAAATCTTAAACAGGAGGCGCAGGAATGAAAATCTATTTCGAAAAATTAGTCCGTGAAAATTTCCGCAACGGAGTCATGCGTCTCTGCTGTGACATTCGCTTCGCGAACTTACCAGGTTTTGCTTCGCAAAACCTGTAGTTTGCACTAATTTAATCATATTCCCAAAAATAACATGAGGGGTCTTAGGGGGCGAAGCCCTCTAGGAGAAGGGGTAGCGACCAACGAAGTGGGCGCGCAGGGGGAAGGCTTTCCCCTCCTAAAAAAATTATTACAGAGGTATCATTATGGCAAATTATAAATTCGAAACTTTACAGTTACACGTTGGACAGGAAAGTGCAGATCCTGCAACAGATGCACGCGCAGTACCAATTTATCAGACTACATCTTACGTATTCCATAATTCAAAACATGCTGCAGACCGTTTTGGACTTGCTGATGCTGGAAATATTTACGGACGTCTTACAAACTCAACACAGGATGTTCTTGAAAAACGTGTTGCGGCTCTCGAAGGCGGTTCTGCTGCCCTTGCTCTTGCTTCTGGTGCTGCAGCTATCACTTATACAATCGAAGCTCTCGCTGCAAACGGCGGACACATTGTTGCACAGAAAACAATTTACGGTGGTTCATACAACCTGCTCGCGCACACACTTCCACAGTATGGTATTTCAACAACTTTCGTAGACGCTCACAACCTTGCTGAAGTAGAAGGTGCAATCAAAGAAAATACTCGCGCAATTTATATTGAAACTTTGGGTAATCCAAACAGCGACATTCCTGATCTTGATGCAATTGCCGAAATCGCTCATAAACATGGACTTCCAGTTGTAGTTGATAATACTTTTGGTACACCTTATCTTATCCGTCCATTTGAG
The Treponema bryantii DNA segment above includes these coding regions:
- the asnB gene encoding asparagine synthase B, which produces MCGFVGAFDLNSGSAPIAEGLKEELRAQVLEMSKKIRHRGPDWSGVYTGNNAILSHERLSIVDPLSGKQPLVSDDEKIILAANGEIYNHKEIRAKFEGSYKFRTGSDCEVIIPLYKKYRESGDFTKMIEELSGIFAFALYDSENDVYLISRDEIGVIPLYQGWDKAGRYYVASELKALEGDCQTIEEFPNGHYFYSKDEKPTRWYHRDWESFDAVKNAPKATDDKGEVINPSVIEKVRNGLESAVKAQLMSDVPYGVLLSGGLDSSIIAAVTQKYSKKRIETDSKEAAWWPQLHSFAVGLEGSPDLIAAQKAADYIGTVHHEVHFTIQEALDALPDVIYHIETYDITTVRASTPMYLLARVIKSMGIKMVLSGEGSDELFGGYLYFHKAPNAQEFHEELVRKMSKLHLYDCLRANKSLMAWGVEGRVPFLDKDFIDIAMGLNPSDKMNIKLPDGKQRMEKWILRKAFEDLLPESIAWRQKEQFSDGVGYNWIDTLKKMTEEKVSDAEFARRENRFPVNPPKTKEEYYYREIYSRLFPSDSAARCVPHEAGVACSTAKALEWDAAWKNMDEPSGRAIAGVHDKAY
- a CDS encoding formylglycine-generating enzyme family protein, with product MKKTKLIAVAAIMVMAAAFIGCKNSAQTEPENESQKQNEMAFVLQLPEASIARVAYYEQSDANSYKVQLIKSGTVLKSETGNPGDKIRLTVADEGLYTISVTAYKDTTVIAEGLSPVSISLADGDVKVNVKLNPNVKDVGIDVEIEWESGSETPLVSADFVKVEGSTVTGGTKFAYSRNLYNDDYLKGVFRKGRTVTIDSFYMCDHEVTQAEYVSIMGTNPSRFNNNAAGGEVQENRPVESVSWYDAIVYCNKRSIAEKLTPCYSINGSTNPADWGEVHASSDSTWDAVNCNFKTNGYRLPTEAEWEYAALGGKNGVTADDPTDFAGTNDISELGEYAWYTSNSGSKTHEVRKKLSNALGLYDMSGNVSEWCWDWHDNENTPSIISSTPATGVASGSSRVIRGGGCSNIAEDCSVACRNGSNPIYWFDNHGFRVVRSALGSGSGSDSNAGQVAQEAIKIGNVTFDKTGEVYVTKTPVTITGKQNKNNYSGVFIEGRNVTLNPYIMSKYEVTQELYTAVMANQNVTVNGTEYKLTSEPFECKEAGNYPLGTGEIQKLRAAENISWYDAVYFCNVLSEKLNLTKAYSITVTSVSSGHITGATVELVTGANGYRLPTEAEWEFAARGGDQTKDSWDYLFSGTPTADGTTYFSFKNTGLDSVGWYYFNILNGTTGDVEPSSGNEGYGTHEVGKKDCNSLGIYDMSGNVMEWCYDWYEDSLTTGDVANPTGAVSGSDRVKRGGSWNNLAYSSSVCNRLYNTPDRSGYSFGFRVVRSAL
- a CDS encoding ammonium transporter yields the protein MSEVWSVWFLIGAALVFFMQCGFAMVETGFTRAKNAGNIIMKNLMDFCIGTPMFMLLGFGLMMSENYFFGVIGKPNMQLFTNFAEGDWSAFVFNLVFCATAATIVSGSMAERTKFSAYCIYSAVISAVVYPIEAGWVWNSQGWLVQLGFVDFAGGAAIHSVGGTAALIGAIFLGPRIGKYDYDKDGKVTKVHAIPGHSLTLGALGTFILWFGWYGFNGAACTQLLGVGGLAAVFTTTTIAPAVACVTTMIFTWVKNGKPDVSMTLNASLAGLVAITPTCATVDALGASIIGIVSGIIVVVVVELLDLKLHIDDPVGAVAVHLANGIWGTLSDGLFNVENGVFYGGGFKHLGVQCLGEVTIVAWTTVCMLITFSLIKKLHGLRASREEEIIGLDKLEHGIDSSYAGFIMAPQVMTEGAAGGESSVPVEKAVPVAKATSRPDAKFHMVTIITRQSKFDELKAAMNDINVTGMTVTNVLGCGQQHGNVQKYRGVEMDMTLLPKIKVDIVVSEVPVDLVVTAAKEVLYTGHIGDGKIFVYDVQNVVKVRTGEEGYEALQD
- a CDS encoding glutamine synthetase III, encoding MDEVTPIFGENVFNETVMKARLPKETYKQLMKTIEGGEKLDASVATVVANAMKDWAIEKGATHFTHWFQPLTGITAEKHDSFITPTSDGKVIMEFSGKELVQGEPDASSFPSGGIRATFEARGYTAWDPTSYAFIKDGTLCIPTAFCSYTGEALDKKTPLLRSMQAISKQAVRVLKLFEGNEAVTSVKTTVGPEQEYFLVDKSVYDKREDLIYTGRTLFGAKAPKGQELEDHYFGMIKPRVQAFMKDLNKELWKLGILAKTEHNEVAPAQHELAPIFSTTNLACDHNQLTMEMMRKIAAKHGMVCLLHEKPFAGVNGSGKHNNWSISTNTGKNLLDPGATPDQNAQFLLFLCAIIKAVDEYQDLLRISVASAGNDHRLGANEAPPAIISIFLGDELSAILDSIEKGVPYGKHEKEKMQIGVTVLPDFNKDTTDRNRTSPFAFTGNKFEFRMLGSNESIACANVFLNTVVAEELSQFADILEKSKDFKGDLHDLILKTIKDHKRIIFNGNGYDDSWVKEAEKRGLYNLKSTPEALPHILDEKNVKVFEKFGVYSKVELTSRFEIHNENYSKIINIEAETMLEMANKFILPAASKYANKLAETINLKKAACSECDTTYESSMLKKVSALTSSIYSKTDKLESEVLEAKKTADAGDSSKTAFFYREHVFAAMNELRLCADELETITPKELWPFPSYGDLLFSVR